The DNA sequence CGATCGGCGGACATGCTAGTGCCGACAGGGGTTACTAGCCGCAGCCTTCACCCCGCCGTCATCCCGCCGGGCAGCTACCACAAACCTCGCACGCCTCGTTCTTGGCCTGACTTGCTTCATGTAACTCAATCATGGCCGGAATCATAGAACAGCTCGATGGAGCCATCTCCAACCTTTTGATGGGCTGGAATATCTACACTACCTTCATCGTCTTCGGCATCATCGGTTACCTCTTCTGGATTGTTTACGACAGTGCCGACCCCGATACGCATCCGCTGCTGCTTGCAAGGCAGGCGCAAGCTTCCTATGTGAGGCAGCCGGGAGAGTCGGCTATCTTCAGGTCACCCGAGACTCCCCATGGCTGTAGGGTTATTCATCAAGCATTTACAGCGTTCGCGACTGACATGTGCCAGACCCGCTCCGTACCGGACTCGCCGTACGCCCTCCTGGTGCTCCCATGTACTCGGCCGGCAAGGATGGAGACCTTCGCGATATCTGGAAGCGAGTGATGGGCGAGATTCCTCTTGAAAAAGGCGCCAAATCCAGCGGCATGGCAAACATCATGACCGTTTTTGGCAAAGAAGGCGTCACGGAGCACAAGGTGGAGGACATCACAAGGGAAATTGCCATCATTGGAAAGCATCTGCAGGATCGAAGCGCGAAGAAAGTGGCCGTATACCTACCAAACAGTCTTGAGTTTCTGGCGGTACTTTTTGCTGGTGCCTTCTACGACTTCACGCCCATTTTGATCCCATACAACCAGCCACAACAAACCCTCGTCGAGCTTCTGGTTCAGACGGGAGCTGATACTTTAGTCGCCGAGGCTGGCTCGTTTTCTCTTGCAGACATCAGCCAGGGCTCATCCGGTCTTCGTTCCGTCATCTGGACTGTAGAAAAGACGAGTAGGCACATGGATTGGAGCGAGGTACCAGAGGGTATTGGCGGCAAGATTGATGTCGCTGTCTGGCACGAGCTTGTACAGGAACAGAAGAGCGCTGCTGCATCACTACCCGCTACTTCAGGAAAACCTCCCGGTGTTGTTTTCCTCTGGCAGGAGGCTGTGGGAAAGCCTGCTGAAGTTGTTGAATTCACCCAACAGGTACGCACAGGAGGAGCTTGTTACATGTCCCATACTAATTGCTGTAGAACCTGACTGCTGCTATCGGCGCGCTTATCACCTCTCTGCCTGCAGCACACCGTCTCAATGCTGAGGATACCTTCCTTCCCGCCGACGCCTTTACACACTCTTACAGTCTATGCTGGACTCTGGCTGCCTTGTTTTCCCATGCTACCGTCATCATCCAATCTGTTGCTGGACCAGGTGTTGACCTCACCCTTGCCACTCGTTCGATTGCCCCAACTGTTACCGTCGTCTCGGCTGAAACAGCTGCGAAGCTCCACAGTACCACCAAGTCATCGGTAACTAGTGGCCCACACAAACTTGCACACTACTTGGAGACTCGTATGTTAGCTGCCGGTCGTCTACCCACCGAAAACGTTTTTACAAAGCTCAACGCGCCCATGCGAGCCGTCATTGGCACGACGCCTGGTAAACTGCGATTACTGCTTGTCTCGGAGCGTCAAGGCTTGAACACACCACCGCTCAGCACCGAAGACCTTTCTGATCTCCGCATATACACCAAAGCGCGTGTCGTATATGCCTTGACCACCGCAAAGGTCGCTGGAGCCGTTGCGCAAACAAACGTTTACGATTACCGAAGAGGCGACATGCCGTCGAACAAACACAGCCACTTCGGCGTACCGCTAAGTTGCGTGGAAATCAAGCTAAAGGATACACCACAACACAAGACCACGGAAGATCAGTCGGTTGGTGAGTTGGTCGTCACTGGCTCTTCGGTAGCTGGTGGTCTGGTGGAAATGGGTGTGAATGCGACCATGCGGGATGACCATACCTTGGCATATGTGTAAAATTGCTGGGCTATTATAGCTAGGTTATTGAGATAAGAAAAATCTATTACGAGTTACAACGAATAAGGGCATTGCCGATTTACGGACCTTTTGGTTAGTGCGTGAACTATGGCAGGTTGACGGGTTGACATGTCTACCACCATCATCACCGTCACAGAGAAGACCATCTAGATCATCGTGCAGTAGAGTAGTAAAGTAGTACAATTGCGCGAAGCTCCGTTAGTCGGTAAATCTATCTTTTCTTTTTcctgctttctcagctcgcgTGTACCGTATCGGCGGAGAACACACGCTACCACTACTTATCGCTGCCACCTGCAGACGTGGGGAACGTTGTCTTGTCTGGGGAAATCACTACCGTAAACCGCTACCCTCGCGGCCCTTTTCTTCCCACCCCTGCCACTTCGTTACCTACTGTGCCTAACCGAACCCCCGTCTCGCTTGCACTTGCATCACACTCCAGACGAGGTCCAGCCCAGCCCAGCTACCAGGGCAGGCTTATCTTGCACCTAGCACCAGTCGAATAAACGATAGCTCCAAGGGACCGAGGGGGGCTGGGCTAGGCTGTGCCGCTAGCTGTGAGGGGGAACAGCTTATTCTCAAGAGAAGTTTTATCGAGACCAAGCCGAGTTTTGTGGCGTTGTAGTTAGCGTGCGTGCGGTACTTGTCTTATCATCAATCACTTCCTGGGCATTATTCACATGCATGGGGGAGATGATCAACGTATGTATGTAAGTACATAAGTAACGAGGATACGCATATCTAAGCACTCGACGGAGATTGATCTGTGCTACGGATACTTACATACGGCTTGTCCCTTGTCCCTGGATAAATAAAGAGGGCAGCGTGTCCGCCGCCGCTGTTTTTATTTTATCGACTGGGtggtttggtttggtttggtttggtttgCGCGCCAGGGCGAACCGGATTTTGTTGACATTTTAACGCATTTCACACCGCACGCGCGTGCTTTGACGGCAGCGAGGCAGCGAGGCAGACGGACAACAAAGATGCCGATAATCGAGAAACCGCATTGGACGCTCAAGGTTGAGCAGACAAAATCTGCGTTCGCGGAGGGGAATGCACGGTGGTGAGTTTGGGTGTTgaggacgtggatgaacgCGCGCGCGGTTCTGGCAACTTTGAATGGATTTTGCTGATGTTTTGGCAGGACAAACAGAGATCTTGATCCTGTTCCTAGACATGCGAGGAAATGGGGGGTTACGAGTTTTATCTCGTATTGGGTTTCTGATGCTTTCAAGTGAGTGGAGAATGTTGATACGTTTGTgctggagaagaagaagaagaagttgAAGAGATGGGATGAGTTGTTTCTAACAATAATACAGTGCAGCAACATGGCAGTTTGCATCCTCCATCATCGCAATCGGTACACGACCCCATACTCCAAAAAAAAACCCCCCTGAAATTCCTCAAGATCTAATAATTCTCAGGTCTAACATGGCGCGAATCCCTCGGCATAGTCGGCCTCGCCTTCTTCATCATCTCCTTCGTCATCGCGCTGAATGGCGCAATCGGCGTCCTGCACCACGTCCCCTTCCCGGTCATCGCCCGCGCGTCCTGGGGGTTTTGGGGCTCCTACATCGCCATCATATCCCGCGCCATCCTCGCAATCTTCTGGTTCGCAATCCAAAATATGAACGGCGCGAATGCCGTGCGCGTCATGCTGGGCGCCATCTGGCCGTCTTTTCTCACGCTCAAGAATGGGATTCCGGCGTCGCAGGGCATCGATACCGCGACGATGATTTCGTTTTTCCTGTTTTGGCTTGGGAGTGTGCCGTTTCTTGTTATGCATCCGAATGAGTTGAGGTGGCTGTTTATGGCGAAGAGTGTGGTGGTGCCGGTTGCGTGGGTGGCGATTCTCATCTGGGCGTTTGTGGGGACGGATGGTGGAGGGGATATGTGGAATCAAAAGGCGAAGCTCGAGGGGAGTGCGTATAGTTGGGCTTTTTTGTCGAGTTTGACGAGTGTGATTGGGAATTATGCTACGTTATCTGTTAATCAGGTGAGTTTCCCCTTTCCCCAACTCCTTTTGAGATGAGATATCAAGATATCAGAAACTAACACCACCCAGTCCGACTTCTCCCGCTACTCCCGTGTAAGCGTAAAATGGCAACTCATCTACGTCCCCTTCCTCCCCATCGTCTTCACATTCATCTCCTTCATCGGCGTCGCCGCCACTTCTGCCGGCGCCGTCAAATACGGCACGCTGGACTGGGACCCCATGGCGCTCATCGCCCACTGGCCCTCGCGCGCCGCCCGCTTCTTCGCCGCCTTCTCTTTCGCCCTCGCCGCCCTCGGCGTAAACATCTCCGCAAACTCGCTCTCCGCCGCCAACGACCTCACCGCCCTATTCCCACAGTACATCAACATCCGGCGGGGCCAGCTCCTCTGCGCCGTCCTCTGCTGGGCGCTTGTACCGTGGAAGATTTTAGCGTCAGCAGGCACGTTTCTAAACTTTATGAGCGCTTATGCGATTTTCCTAGGCCCCATTGCCGCCATCATGGTGGTAGATTTCTGGGTCGTGCATCGTGGGAAATACGACACGTTGGCTTTGTACCAATACCACGGTATCTACCGGTACACCAAGGGTTGGAACTGGCGTGCCATCGCCGCGTTTCTCGTCGGTGTCGCGCCAAACATGCCTGGCTTCATCAACTCCATCAACACGAATATTCACGTCGGGGTGGGCGATAGGCCGTACAAGTTTGGGTGGTTGCTGGGGTTTTTTGCGACAGCGGGTGTTTATGCGTTGTTGGAAATGGTGGTGGCGCCGCCGAGGGAGACGTTTATTGAGAAGGCGGTGCTGCCGGATGAGGTTTATGATGCTAATGGTGGAGGGTTTGTGGATGAGGGGGTTAGTTTGGGGAGTGGGGAGGAGGTTGCGGGGGAGAAGGTGGGGTGGAAAGAGAGGATGAGTAAGATTTTGTAAGTGGAGGGATTATGTGGGGGTTGGAGTAAGAGATGGGGGTTTTATTTGGTGAGGACAGCATGTGGTGGGAGGATATTGAATTATATCATGTTTATCTGAGATGTGAGTTATCTGGACACGTTATACCCTGGAGGTTGATCATGAAATGAAGACGTCGTATTCATGTACGAACGCAGCTTATCTATTGATCCTGTTCACGCTGAGCCCGTAGTGGGAGACTCTGGATTCAGAATCAGACTCAAGTTTTCATGAACGGTTGCTGAGTAGTGATGGCTACATGGTTCATGGACGTAGGCGACAGACAGGGTATGTTTGATGCTGGGATGTCAAGACGTTCGAATTTGATTGTAATGTCATGGCTGTTGAATAGCTATGCCAAATACATGGTACCCAGAAGGAGGTGATTGGCTTGATGAACCGGGGTCGTGATAGTATCTGAGACACTAATTCACTCGCATGTTCGCATTGGGATGCGGCCCCAGCCCTCCAATCACGTGCGATAGCGCATTGGGGCCTGCCCCGCTCGCTTCCATACTTGTCGCGAGCAAACACTCCAATTCAACTTTACCCTCAATTCTTTCACACTGCGCGCCTATACCCATTCCCATTTCCATTCAATAATCAACCAATCTGAGCAACCATGTCAACCGGCCTAGACAACTGGGCGCCGCCCACGAGCCAACTTACTCCGGCGACTGCAGAAGGTACGCTGCTTCAGGACTCACAAAACCCAGCTAGCTCATTCCCTTCAGTATACGAGCACGTGCGCCTGCGCCTGCGAAACCTTCGCAATTTGCGGAAGTTTGAGAAAGAGGCGGATGAATCACGGCAGGCGCTATCCATGACACCTGGGGAACTTCGAAAGCTTGAGCGCCACCACTTTCCTCTCAATACCTTAATACATCCCTTGCGCCTTGGTGACATGGACGATGAGCAGGTGCGCCAAGCATCCGGGGCAGCACAGGCATGGCTCTTTACCGTGCTCGATTATCATGGCCGAACAATGGGCAGGGAGCACGAAATCCGGTTATTCAGACTCGCCGTGG is a window from the Pyrenophora tritici-repentis strain M4 chromosome 7, whole genome shotgun sequence genome containing:
- a CDS encoding CaiC, Acyl-CoA synthetase (AMP-forming)-AMP-acid ligase II; protein product: MAGIIEQLDGAISNLLMGWNIYTTFIVFGIIGYLFWIVYDSADPDTHPLLLARQAQASYVRQPGESAIFRSPETPHGYPLRTGLAVRPPGAPMYSAGKDGDLRDIWKRVMGEIPLEKGAKSSGMANIMTVFGKEGVTEHKVEDITREIAIIGKHLQDRSAKKVAVYLPNSLEFLAVLFAGAFYDFTPILIPYNQPQQTLVELLVQTGADTLVAEAGSFSLADISQGSSGLRSVIWTVEKTSRHMDWSEVPEGIGGKIDVAVWHELVQEQKSAAASLPATSGKPPGVVFLWQEAVGKPAEVVEFTQQNLTAAIGALITSLPAAHRLNAEDTFLPADAFTHSYSLCWTLAALFSHATVIIQSVAGPGVDLTLATRSIAPTVTVVSAETAAKLHSTTKSSVTSGPHKLAHYLETRMLAAGRLPTENVFTKLNAPMRAVIGTTPGKLRLLLVSERQGLNTPPLSTEDLSDLRIYTKARVVYALTTAKVAGAVAQTNVYDYRRGDMPSNKHSHFGVPLSCVEIKLKDTPQHKTTEDQSVGELVVTGSSVAGGLVEMGVNATMRDDHTLAYV